Proteins found in one Moritella sp. Urea-trap-13 genomic segment:
- a CDS encoding FixH family protein: protein MKSYWYKEPWFWFVIFFPTVSVIAGVSTFTIFQNHQPDMVSEDYYKDGKKINQDLTKYHEALARNITFELKFENGNAVISSATGDITENEALQVSFFHVTLAKHDISVLATASGDGSYRVEMPKDMLKGKWRVRVEPFDNVWRVQEYVQYPNTSIIKLDGEQD from the coding sequence ATGAAATCTTATTGGTATAAAGAACCTTGGTTCTGGTTTGTAATCTTCTTCCCTACTGTATCCGTAATAGCGGGTGTTTCAACGTTCACTATTTTTCAAAACCATCAACCGGATATGGTATCTGAAGATTACTATAAAGATGGTAAAAAGATTAACCAAGATTTAACTAAATACCATGAAGCTTTAGCACGTAACATTACTTTTGAGCTTAAATTTGAAAATGGTAATGCGGTAATTTCTAGCGCAACTGGTGACATTACAGAGAATGAAGCATTACAAGTATCATTCTTTCATGTGACATTAGCAAAGCACGATATTTCAGTCCTCGCGACAGCGTCGGGAGATGGTAGTTATCGTGTCGAAATGCCGAAAGATATGCTAAAAGGTAAATGGCGTGTTCGTGTTGAACCTTTCGATAATGTATGGCGTGTGCAAGAATATGTTCAATATCCAAATACATCTATAATTAAGTTAGACGGCGAGCAAGACTAA
- the ccoP gene encoding cytochrome-c oxidase, cbb3-type subunit III: MSTFWSIWITVITLGSIFACLALLWYCNKNDTGVKEGESMGHSFDGIEELNNPLPTWWKYLFIFTCIGGFIYFALYPGLGSYKGLLGWTSTNEYEREVESADAKYAAVFNKLVKTEESNFTEYREIADIAKDPEAVKVGQRLFLQNCSQCHGSDARGAKGFPNLTDSDWLYGGTTADIKTTIMHGRAGVMPAWLPVLGDEKVDQVTTYVVGLSGRKVNAREEAAGKEVFLQTCSACHGADAKGMTMLGAPNLTDKTWLYGGSRKAIEETIKYGRNGVMPAWSHILGEDKVVLLSSYVYSLNVK, from the coding sequence ATGAGTACTTTTTGGAGTATTTGGATCACAGTGATCACACTAGGCAGTATTTTTGCTTGCTTAGCCCTACTTTGGTACTGTAACAAAAATGATACAGGCGTTAAAGAAGGTGAATCAATGGGTCACTCTTTTGATGGTATAGAAGAGTTAAATAACCCATTGCCAACTTGGTGGAAATACTTATTTATTTTCACATGTATTGGCGGTTTTATCTATTTCGCACTTTACCCAGGTCTAGGCAGCTACAAAGGTTTACTTGGCTGGACTAGTACTAACGAGTATGAGCGTGAAGTTGAATCAGCAGATGCAAAATATGCTGCTGTTTTTAACAAGCTAGTTAAAACTGAAGAAAGCAACTTTACAGAATATCGTGAAATTGCTGACATCGCTAAAGATCCTGAAGCTGTAAAAGTAGGCCAACGCCTATTCTTACAAAACTGTTCACAGTGTCATGGTTCTGATGCACGTGGTGCTAAAGGCTTCCCTAACCTAACTGATAGTGATTGGTTATACGGCGGTACGACTGCTGATATCAAAACGACTATCATGCACGGCCGCGCTGGTGTAATGCCAGCTTGGTTACCTGTACTAGGTGATGAGAAAGTAGATCAAGTAACAACGTATGTTGTTGGTTTATCTGGCCGTAAAGTAAATGCACGTGAAGAAGCAGCAGGTAAAGAAGTATTCCTTCAAACTTGTTCAGCTTGTCACGGTGCTGATGCGAAAGGCATGACTATGCTAGGTGCACCAAACCTTACTGACAAAACTTGGTTATACGGTGGTTCAAGAAAAGCTATCGAAGAAACAATCAAGTATGGTCGTAATGGTGTAATGCCTGCATGGAGCCACATCCTTGGTGAAGATAAAGTAGTGCTATTAAGCAGTTATGTTTACAGCTTAAATGTAAAGTAA
- a CDS encoding CcoQ/FixQ family Cbb3-type cytochrome c oxidase assembly chaperone, translated as MFQGIYTLVLMAIFIAIIAWAYSKRQKSAFNEAANLVFADEAAHSDSLHGEQKNKSARI; from the coding sequence ATGTTTCAAGGGATTTACACCCTAGTACTGATGGCCATTTTTATCGCTATTATTGCTTGGGCTTACAGCAAACGACAAAAAAGTGCGTTTAATGAAGCTGCTAATTTAGTATTTGCTGATGAAGCCGCTCACAGTGATTCACTTCATGGAGAGCAGAAAAATAAATCTGCTCGTATTTAG
- the ccoO gene encoding cytochrome-c oxidase, cbb3-type subunit II, with the protein MKHELIEKNIGLLAIFIVIAISFGAMVEIMPLFWQKDTTQPLDTLRPYTALEMEGRDIYIRENCSVCHSQMIRPFRAETERYGAYSLAGESVWEHPFLWGSKRTGPDLARVGGRYSDDWQRAHLLDPRSVVPESNMPAFPWLAENVLDGSESAAKLSIFKDYFDVPYTDADIAGAEEAVKGKTELDALVAYLQSLGHALK; encoded by the coding sequence ATGAAACATGAATTAATTGAAAAGAACATCGGTTTACTAGCGATCTTCATCGTTATTGCTATCAGCTTTGGTGCAATGGTTGAAATTATGCCACTGTTCTGGCAAAAAGATACCACTCAACCTTTAGATACTCTACGCCCTTATACGGCACTAGAGATGGAAGGTCGTGATATCTATATCCGTGAGAACTGCTCTGTTTGCCATAGTCAAATGATCCGTCCTTTCCGTGCAGAAACAGAGCGCTACGGTGCGTATTCACTTGCTGGTGAATCTGTTTGGGAGCATCCATTCTTGTGGGGTTCTAAACGTACTGGTCCTGATCTAGCGCGTGTTGGTGGTCGTTATTCTGATGATTGGCAGCGTGCACATTTACTTGACCCACGTAGTGTTGTTCCTGAATCAAACATGCCTGCTTTCCCTTGGTTAGCTGAAAATGTATTAGATGGTTCAGAATCTGCTGCGAAACTAAGTATCTTTAAAGACTACTTTGACGTTCCTTACACAGATGCAGATATTGCTGGTGCAGAAGAAGCTGTTAAAGGTAAAACTGAACTAGACGCTTTGGTTGCTTACCTGCAATCATTAGGTCATGCATTAAAATAA
- the ccoN gene encoding cytochrome-c oxidase, cbb3-type subunit I, translated as MSSHSPIKTDYNYKVVRQFTVMAVIWGIVGMSVGVLIAAQLIWPALNFDTPWLTYSRLRPLHTNAVIFAFGTSALMATSFYVVQRTCQARLFGGVLPAIVFWGWQLVILSAVISLPLGYNTSKEYAELEWPISILIAVVWVIYAIVFFGTIIKRRTSHIYVANWFFGAFILTVAILHIVNNAAIPLNMMKSYSIYGGAIDAMVQWWYGHNAVGFLLTAGFLGMMYYFVPKQANRPVYSYRLSIVHFWALVSLYIWAGPHHLHYTALPDWTQSVGMVMSLILFAPSWGGMINGIMTLSGAWHKLRYDPILRFLIVSLSFYGMSTFEGPMMAIKSVNALSHYTDWTIGHVHSGALGWVAMVSIGAIYHLIPVLFNQGRMYSIKLINVHFWLATVGTVLYIVAMWISGVMQGLMWRAVNADGTLTYSFVESLQASYPFYFVRFIGGVFFVLGMLLMAYNVFKTISATDHSIKADAEAA; from the coding sequence ATGAGCTCTCATTCACCTATAAAAACTGACTATAACTATAAAGTTGTACGACAGTTTACTGTGATGGCTGTTATCTGGGGTATTGTTGGTATGTCAGTAGGTGTGCTAATCGCAGCACAGCTAATTTGGCCTGCACTAAACTTCGATACACCTTGGTTAACCTATAGCCGTCTTCGTCCCCTACATACCAATGCAGTAATCTTTGCATTTGGTACTTCGGCCCTAATGGCAACATCTTTTTATGTTGTTCAACGTACGTGTCAAGCGCGCTTATTCGGCGGTGTTTTACCTGCGATTGTATTTTGGGGTTGGCAACTTGTTATTCTTTCAGCGGTTATATCATTACCACTTGGGTATAACACATCAAAAGAATACGCTGAACTTGAATGGCCAATTAGTATCTTAATTGCTGTCGTTTGGGTTATCTATGCAATTGTATTCTTTGGTACCATTATTAAACGCCGTACGTCACATATTTATGTAGCGAACTGGTTCTTTGGTGCATTCATTTTAACTGTAGCTATATTACATATTGTAAACAATGCCGCTATCCCACTAAATATGATGAAGTCTTATTCTATTTACGGTGGCGCTATCGACGCAATGGTTCAGTGGTGGTACGGCCACAATGCAGTTGGCTTCCTTCTAACAGCTGGTTTCCTAGGTATGATGTACTATTTCGTGCCTAAACAAGCAAACCGCCCTGTTTACTCATACCGTTTATCGATTGTGCATTTCTGGGCATTAGTATCGCTGTACATTTGGGCTGGTCCTCACCACCTTCATTACACGGCACTACCTGATTGGACTCAATCAGTTGGTATGGTTATGTCGTTAATTTTATTTGCTCCATCATGGGGTGGTATGATCAACGGTATCATGACGCTTTCAGGCGCATGGCATAAACTTCGTTATGACCCTATCCTACGTTTCCTAATTGTATCTCTATCTTTCTACGGTATGTCTACGTTCGAAGGCCCGATGATGGCAATTAAGAGTGTAAACGCATTATCGCATTACACTGACTGGACAATTGGTCACGTACATTCAGGTGCACTAGGTTGGGTTGCAATGGTATCTATCGGTGCTATCTACCATTTAATCCCTGTGTTATTTAACCAAGGTCGTATGTATAGCATTAAGCTAATCAACGTTCACTTCTGGTTAGCAACTGTAGGTACTGTACTTTATATTGTCGCTATGTGGATTTCTGGTGTTATGCAAGGGCTGATGTGGAGAGCTGTAAATGCTGACGGTACATTAACGTATAGCTTTGTTGAGTCACTTCAAGCTTCATATCCATTCTACTTTGTGCGCTTTATTGGTGGTGTGTTCTTTGTTTTAGGTATGCTATTGATGGCATACAATGTCTTTAAGACAATCTCTGCTACAGATCACTCAATCAAAGCTGACGCTGAAGCTGCATAA
- the pgm gene encoding phosphoglucomutase (alpha-D-glucose-1,6-bisphosphate-dependent): MAVHPRAGQKAQNSDLCNIPALVSNYYINKPDVTKIAQRVAFGTSGHRGNAFASSFNEDHILAISQAIAEYRLERGITGPLFIGKDTHALSEPANISVIEVLVANGVDVRVQADDGFTPTPVISHAILSHNSHSNIQADGIVITPSHNPPQDGGIKYNPPHGGPADGDVTKIIENRANDIIAEGLVAVKRISFAIAIESAHYQEIDYVAPYVADLENVLNLKAIADAGIKIGVDTLGGSGFAYWDVIAAKYNLDITVVNDRVDPSFSFMCLDKDGKIRMDCSSPYAMASLISLKDDFDIAIGNDPDYDRHGIVTKSGLMNPNHYLAVAIQYLFTNRTNWPVNAKVGKTLVSSSMIDRVAAKIERPLCEVPVGFKWFVEGLHTAEFAFGGEESAGASFLRKDGTVWTTDKDGIILALLSAEILAVTGKDPAQLYAELTTEFGSPVYNRIDAPASFEEKAILSNLSPELVQANMLAGETITAKLTNAPGNDGKIGGLKVTTENGWFAARPSGTEAIYKIYAESFKNEAHLALILSEAQEIVSAALKA; this comes from the coding sequence ATGGCAGTTCATCCAAGAGCCGGACAAAAGGCGCAAAATTCAGATCTTTGTAATATCCCCGCACTCGTGTCTAATTATTACATCAATAAACCTGATGTTACTAAGATTGCGCAGCGTGTTGCATTTGGTACTTCAGGCCATCGCGGTAATGCTTTTGCATCTTCTTTTAATGAAGACCATATTCTGGCAATTAGCCAAGCGATTGCAGAATACCGCCTAGAACGAGGTATTACCGGACCTTTATTCATCGGTAAAGATACTCATGCATTATCAGAACCTGCAAATATCTCAGTAATTGAAGTATTAGTTGCCAATGGTGTTGATGTACGTGTTCAAGCAGATGACGGTTTTACCCCTACGCCTGTTATCTCACATGCTATTTTAAGCCATAACAGTCACAGCAATATTCAAGCTGACGGTATTGTTATCACACCATCACATAATCCACCACAAGATGGCGGTATTAAATACAACCCACCACATGGCGGGCCTGCTGATGGCGATGTAACAAAAATCATTGAAAACCGTGCTAACGATATTATTGCTGAAGGGCTAGTGGCTGTTAAGCGTATTAGCTTTGCGATTGCTATCGAGTCTGCGCATTATCAAGAAATTGATTATGTAGCACCTTATGTTGCTGATTTAGAAAACGTGCTTAACCTAAAAGCCATTGCTGATGCAGGCATTAAGATCGGCGTTGATACCTTAGGCGGTTCAGGCTTTGCTTATTGGGATGTGATTGCAGCGAAATACAACTTAGATATTACTGTTGTGAATGATCGCGTTGACCCAAGCTTTTCATTTATGTGTCTAGATAAAGATGGCAAGATCCGTATGGATTGTTCATCACCGTATGCTATGGCAAGTCTGATCAGCTTGAAAGATGATTTTGATATCGCGATTGGTAATGATCCCGATTATGACCGCCACGGTATTGTTACTAAAAGCGGCTTGATGAATCCAAACCATTACCTTGCTGTTGCAATCCAATACTTATTTACCAACCGCACAAACTGGCCGGTAAATGCAAAAGTAGGTAAAACCCTAGTATCAAGCTCGATGATCGATCGCGTAGCCGCGAAGATTGAACGCCCACTTTGTGAAGTACCTGTTGGCTTTAAATGGTTTGTTGAAGGATTACACACAGCTGAATTTGCCTTTGGTGGTGAAGAAAGTGCTGGCGCATCGTTCTTACGTAAAGACGGCACAGTTTGGACGACAGATAAAGACGGCATTATTTTAGCCTTACTTTCTGCAGAGATCCTCGCAGTTACAGGTAAAGATCCAGCGCAACTGTATGCAGAGCTTACGACTGAATTCGGTTCACCTGTTTATAATCGTATCGATGCGCCAGCTTCATTTGAAGAAAAAGCGATCCTTTCTAACTTATCGCCAGAACTTGTTCAGGCAAACATGTTAGCAGGCGAAACGATTACAGCTAAATTAACAAATGCCCCAGGTAACGATGGCAAAATTGGTGGTTTAAAAGTAACAACTGAAAACGGTTGGTTTGCTGCGCGTCCATCAGGCACAGAAGCGATTTACAAAATCTATGCTGAAAGTTTCAAAAATGAAGCACATTTAGCGTTAATTTTGAGCGAAGCACAAGAAATTGTGTCAGCAGCGCTAAAAGCTTAA
- the ppiC gene encoding peptidylprolyl isomerase PpiC gives MASTAAALHILVKHEEKAYEILEKLEKGGNFQKLAKSHSICPSKKDGGNLGEFRKGAMVPAFDKVVFNGEILANLGPVKTKHGYHIIKVLFRT, from the coding sequence ATGGCGAGTACAGCTGCAGCATTGCATATCCTAGTTAAGCACGAAGAAAAAGCATATGAAATCTTAGAAAAACTTGAAAAAGGTGGCAACTTTCAAAAACTTGCTAAATCACATTCTATTTGCCCATCAAAGAAAGATGGTGGCAACTTAGGTGAATTTAGAAAGGGCGCTATGGTTCCCGCTTTTGATAAAGTAGTATTTAACGGTGAAATCCTAGCGAACCTAGGACCAGTTAAAACAAAACACGGTTACCATATTATTAAGGTTTTATTTCGTACTTGA
- a CDS encoding glucosylceramidase — protein MKLYQTVKDSDLLLSETDLYDLHKDYERKGETTYTDAGELHKIYMDESKTFQEWEGFGGAFTESAADVFNRMSPEKQKIMMEAYFHPEKGIGYNFCRTHINSCDFSLENWACCETEDPELKDFNLARDKQQIIPMIEWAKELANEEITLFSSPWSPPAWMKTNGKMNHGGKLKGEHRQIWALYYCKYIKAMHAEGITISALTIQNEPAATQIWDSCVSLRKRNVILSVITLALLWTKRGQGHIKLVCWDHNRAEAYDRAQKMFDDEVACKYVYGIGIHWYMGDNYQNLKLINDIYRDKKIWFTEGCQENGPHIGDWNVGERYAHSMIND, from the coding sequence ATGAAACTTTACCAAACAGTTAAAGACAGTGATTTACTTTTAAGTGAAACGGATCTATATGATCTGCATAAAGATTATGAGCGAAAAGGTGAAACGACCTATACCGATGCTGGTGAGCTGCATAAGATTTATATGGATGAGTCTAAGACATTTCAAGAGTGGGAAGGATTTGGTGGTGCTTTTACAGAGTCCGCAGCAGATGTGTTTAATAGAATGAGTCCTGAGAAGCAGAAAATAATGATGGAGGCTTATTTTCATCCTGAGAAAGGCATTGGATATAACTTCTGCAGAACCCATATCAACAGCTGTGATTTTTCGTTGGAAAATTGGGCATGCTGTGAAACAGAAGATCCGGAACTGAAAGATTTTAATCTTGCTCGAGATAAACAACAGATCATCCCGATGATTGAATGGGCTAAAGAATTAGCAAATGAAGAGATAACTCTTTTTTCTTCACCCTGGAGTCCGCCTGCATGGATGAAAACGAATGGGAAAATGAATCATGGCGGAAAGTTAAAAGGTGAACACCGTCAAATATGGGCTCTTTATTATTGTAAGTATATTAAAGCGATGCATGCAGAAGGGATCACAATCTCTGCATTAACAATACAGAATGAGCCAGCAGCTACGCAAATATGGGATTCATGTGTATCACTTCGGAAGAGGAACGTGATTTTGTCCGTGATTACCTTGGCCCTACTTTGGACAAAGAGGGGCCAAGGGCATATCAAATTAGTATGCTGGGATCATAATCGTGCAGAGGCCTATGATCGCGCTCAGAAAATGTTTGATGATGAAGTTGCATGCAAATATGTCTATGGTATCGGTATTCACTGGTATATGGGGGATAATTACCAAAACCTGAAATTGATCAATGATATCTACCGGGATAAAAAAATATGGTTTACCGAGGGCTGCCAGGAAAATGGACCGCATATTGGTGATTGGAATGTGGGTGAACGTTACGCACACTCAATGATTAATGATTAA
- a CDS encoding glycoside hydrolase family 30 beta sandwich domain-containing protein: MAHFSKFIKKGAKRFAVCTTTDVIEATGFINPNGEKIIVVCNNSEKSLTYALHNIDKGGYIAIPARSIQTMVI; the protein is encoded by the coding sequence TTGGCTCACTTTTCTAAGTTTATAAAGAAAGGTGCAAAACGTTTCGCGGTATGTACAACAACAGATGTCATTGAAGCAACCGGATTTATTAATCCTAATGGCGAAAAGATAATCGTTGTATGTAATAACTCAGAAAAAAGTTTAACGTATGCACTACATAATATAGATAAAGGGGGCTATATCGCCATACCTGCAAGGTCTATCCAGACCATGGTAATTTAA
- a CDS encoding ABC transporter substrate-binding protein, producing MHSKKILASIVCGLLISANGVMAEDIKQGGTLTVPIINTGFVENFNPYTTAGLYDGLMFEPLMMFNNMTGKVEYRLAKSAEYSKDLKTITITLRDGLTWSDSKPLTAKDVAFSYTMTKTAPAFDQKAIWTTGNLISVTATDEKTVVFKLNKADSTFIWSLPKYHIVPEHIWGKVAAKDLPTFMNLNPVGSGPLTDVKYVKAQQIQLCRNDSYYLENRPYIDCMIFRSYNDNSQIQPALMKGDIDWGSNFIADIDNTFVAADPKNNHYWYPANDAIHLYVNTKEKPFDDLNVRKALSMALNRDEIVDIAAYGYPIANFNAGGIGELYGKFINKDISEKYKEITTYNPVKANELLDQSGYKDSDGDGFREIANGENIEFDINVVNGWTDWIQVVQMVTEYYEEIGIKANVKTVDWSVYDSGLKDSKYKMSINWSMVATNPIEAYQTYFLSSQIGKSWHAGHGVRSPEIENLIKSFGLTNDAKKQQDILDQLQEFTAENMPFIPLFSNATWFQYSTAKFIGWPNEKNPYVQPVFYSSGNRNLIINNLHLK from the coding sequence ATGCATAGTAAAAAAATTCTAGCGTCGATTGTATGTGGCCTATTAATATCCGCCAACGGTGTTATGGCTGAAGATATTAAACAGGGTGGGACATTAACTGTACCTATTATAAATACAGGTTTTGTTGAGAACTTCAACCCGTATACAACTGCTGGTTTATATGATGGGCTCATGTTTGAGCCATTAATGATGTTTAACAATATGACGGGGAAAGTTGAATACCGTTTAGCAAAATCCGCTGAATATTCAAAAGATCTGAAAACAATCACGATTACACTGCGTGATGGACTGACCTGGTCTGACAGTAAGCCGTTGACAGCAAAAGATGTAGCATTCAGTTATACAATGACTAAAACTGCACCTGCGTTTGACCAAAAAGCAATTTGGACAACTGGTAACTTAATAAGCGTTACAGCTACTGATGAGAAGACAGTTGTTTTTAAATTAAATAAGGCTGATTCGACATTTATTTGGAGCCTACCAAAGTACCATATCGTACCTGAGCATATTTGGGGTAAGGTTGCCGCTAAAGATTTACCAACCTTCATGAATCTAAATCCTGTAGGCAGTGGCCCGCTAACTGATGTTAAATATGTTAAGGCACAACAGATACAACTTTGTCGTAATGACAGTTACTACCTTGAAAATCGTCCCTATATTGATTGTATGATATTCCGTTCATACAATGATAATTCACAAATTCAACCGGCATTAATGAAAGGTGACATTGATTGGGGATCTAACTTTATTGCAGATATTGACAATACTTTCGTAGCAGCAGATCCGAAAAACAATCATTACTGGTATCCGGCAAATGACGCAATTCATCTCTATGTGAATACTAAAGAGAAGCCTTTTGATGATTTGAATGTGCGTAAAGCCTTATCTATGGCGCTGAATCGTGATGAAATTGTTGATATCGCTGCTTATGGTTACCCGATTGCTAACTTTAATGCGGGTGGTATTGGTGAACTTTATGGTAAATTTATCAATAAAGACATATCAGAAAAATACAAAGAGATCACAACTTATAATCCGGTAAAAGCGAATGAGCTGCTTGATCAATCTGGTTATAAAGATAGTGATGGTGATGGGTTCAGAGAGATCGCTAATGGCGAAAACATTGAATTTGACATCAATGTTGTTAACGGTTGGACTGACTGGATACAAGTAGTCCAGATGGTTACTGAGTATTATGAAGAGATTGGTATCAAAGCAAACGTGAAAACAGTTGACTGGTCTGTTTATGACAGTGGCTTGAAAGACAGTAAATACAAGATGTCAATTAACTGGTCAATGGTTGCGACTAATCCGATTGAGGCTTACCAGACCTATTTCTTAAGCTCACAGATTGGTAAAAGCTGGCATGCAGGTCATGGTGTACGTTCACCTGAAATTGAAAACCTGATTAAGAGCTTCGGCCTGACTAACGATGCTAAGAAGCAACAAGATATACTGGACCAACTACAAGAATTTACAGCCGAAAATATGCCGTTTATTCCACTATTTTCAAATGCGACATGGTTCCAGTACAGTACAGCTAAATTTATTGGCTGGCCAAATGAGAAAAATCCGTATGTTCAACCTGTTTTTTATAGTAGTGGAAATCGTAACTTGATTATCAACAACCTTCACCTTAAATAA
- a CDS encoding ABC transporter permease encodes MSFILRRLSFYFTAFLIAISFNFMLPRMMPGDPIEAMFAAAQGKMDIAQMDAVREMYGFMDGSVFEQYISYMLSVFTLDLGPSVLMFPIDVTTVVGMALPWTMFLALGSLIIALIIGVSIGTYASYRREGFFGQFVPPFLAFLSNFPYIVTALLLFYFFGLKLEVLPLAYTYDPSLDPGFTWEFIGSVAKHAILPMGSMILVGIATWVFNMRNAMINVLGEDYVTMAEAKGLSSFRVMYRYAGRNAILPVATAIAMAIGFSFAGSIMTEVVFNYQGLGNILLKAIMARDYPLIQAILLILVSAVLTANFIADLLYVWLDPRISK; translated from the coding sequence ATGAGTTTTATACTACGTAGACTTAGTTTTTATTTCACTGCTTTCCTGATAGCAATTTCATTTAACTTTATGCTGCCAAGAATGATGCCGGGCGATCCGATTGAGGCGATGTTTGCTGCAGCGCAGGGTAAAATGGATATCGCGCAGATGGATGCAGTAAGAGAGATGTATGGCTTTATGGATGGTTCTGTTTTTGAGCAGTACATCTCATATATGCTAAGTGTTTTCACACTCGATCTTGGGCCTTCAGTATTAATGTTTCCTATTGATGTGACAACAGTGGTCGGCATGGCGTTGCCATGGACTATGTTTTTAGCATTAGGCTCATTGATTATCGCTTTAATTATTGGGGTTTCGATAGGAACCTATGCATCATATCGCCGAGAAGGTTTCTTCGGACAATTTGTGCCGCCATTTTTAGCTTTTCTCAGTAATTTTCCATACATTGTAACCGCGCTATTGCTGTTTTATTTCTTCGGCTTAAAGCTTGAAGTTTTACCACTCGCATATACCTATGACCCTTCACTCGATCCTGGATTTACATGGGAATTTATCGGTAGTGTGGCAAAACATGCGATTTTACCAATGGGCTCAATGATTTTAGTGGGTATCGCCACTTGGGTGTTTAATATGCGTAATGCGATGATCAATGTGCTTGGTGAAGACTACGTCACAATGGCTGAAGCAAAAGGCTTAAGCAGTTTCCGTGTGATGTACCGATATGCAGGACGAAATGCAATCTTGCCGGTTGCAACAGCCATCGCGATGGCGATTGGTTTCTCTTTTGCAGGTTCAATTATGACAGAGGTAGTGTTTAACTATCAGGGTTTGGGTAACATTCTACTGAAAGCTATTATGGCGCGAGACTATCCTCTTATTCAGGCGATACTACTGATTCTTGTATCAGCGGTGCTGACCGCTAACTTTATTGCCGATCTGCTTTATGTATGGCTCGACCCTCGTATTTCTAAATAA
- a CDS encoding ABC transporter permease, whose protein sequence is MNNSISPDVNASDIHHDSEFGQKFSAAWMKIKAFFHGNPPAIIGGFLMTVILLGALFAPVLSTHNPDKRVARPHEAPSADHILGSTRNGRDVFSQVLQGARKTLSVALFAGVIATVIAVSVGVTSGYFGGRIDEWMNFATNVFLVFPQLPLLIVLAAFLGQVSSIAIAVLLGVTSWPWGARVIRSQTMAIRSKEFIISAEVMGESKIRIILVEILPNLISIVFGGFLGTVIYAMGAEAALGFLGLGDATEVSWGSMLYWAQVSSSLYTGAWWEMLVPAIALALTGGALALINMSIDQVSNPKLKTGPHLKLWKKLNKEANKRRGLV, encoded by the coding sequence ATGAACAATTCAATATCTCCAGATGTTAATGCATCCGATATTCATCATGACAGTGAGTTTGGCCAGAAATTTAGCGCTGCATGGATGAAAATCAAAGCGTTTTTCCATGGTAATCCGCCCGCTATTATTGGTGGTTTTTTAATGACAGTTATTCTGCTTGGTGCTTTATTCGCGCCAGTATTATCCACGCATAATCCAGATAAGCGTGTCGCTAGACCGCATGAGGCACCAAGTGCTGATCATATTTTGGGCTCAACGCGAAATGGCCGAGATGTATTTAGTCAAGTACTTCAAGGCGCAAGAAAAACGCTAAGCGTTGCTCTTTTTGCTGGAGTTATTGCCACGGTAATAGCTGTTTCTGTTGGGGTTACCTCTGGTTATTTTGGTGGGAGAATTGATGAATGGATGAACTTTGCGACTAATGTATTCCTGGTATTTCCACAACTGCCCTTATTGATTGTACTTGCAGCCTTTTTGGGACAGGTTAGTTCGATAGCGATAGCCGTGCTGCTCGGCGTCACGTCTTGGCCTTGGGGGGCGAGGGTAATACGCTCACAGACGATGGCAATCAGAAGCAAAGAATTTATTATTTCAGCAGAAGTGATGGGCGAGTCTAAAATACGAATTATTCTTGTGGAAATTCTGCCTAATCTAATCTCGATTGTATTTGGTGGTTTTCTTGGCACCGTTATCTACGCAATGGGCGCTGAAGCGGCTCTTGGTTTCCTCGGTTTAGGTGACGCCACTGAAGTAAGCTGGGGTTCAATGTTGTACTGGGCGCAAGTATCTTCTTCTTTATATACTGGCGCTTGGTGGGAGATGCTTGTTCCGGCAATTGCTTTAGCATTAACGGGCGGTGCATTGGCACTTATCAATATGTCGATTGATCAAGTTAGTAATCCGAAACTTAAAACTGGCCCACATCTGAAATTATGGAAAAAGTTGAATAAAGAAGCAAATAAACGTAGAGGTCTAGTATGA